The nucleotide window GGCATTCaatcacacaccacacacacccacacacccactgtcctgccagttgatgttatagttaccagtccagagtctggatcaacctagtggccagctagTTTGATCATGGGTAGGAGGAGCCGGGTTCCGTCGGTTGCAATACAATCctctggggaagtcttggcagaatgaacccaaagtttcatgcAAGGCACCCTGGTTATATactgattttccttcattgggaccaatgagttttgcaccgtCATGTTGTAATGAATTGTTTGacgagtgcttgttttcttaaattattCTTTTCATCCTTTATCTTGATCTTTCATCAAGTAGTTCCTCAGGGAGTTCTCCCATGTTGGGTTTGATCACAGCTATTTTGTCCCcactgataggtgcctgtctcatctttgAAGTCATCACTCAGCCGCCCTCTGGCATTTCAATAGGGACGtgttgcagcctcctggtgccCTTGCGGCTGTTGCCGCTTCCTCCCTCGTACATCTGTTCAGTGATGGCCTTCACGGTTATCTCTTAACACACACatttctcattcacacacaaaacagaattaatttacacacaacattttgaacaggaacatcaaattgcaatgcaaaagaaaacagccatggcattcttttacttattttaaaatgctaaacctgcaacaaattggtgaccctcaaaggtctgttactgccttgaaatcagtccagacacagattctggctgatgtatctcTACCCATTGGCCCATTTggccattcctttctgttactCAGAAAGGGTGTCTGGCAGGATGTGCTCAGATCATAcaccaatacatttaatacaGGGTACAGAATTATTCattatccttcattctaaatcagatgaaacataaaatcctactacaaCATTTGGGGGCAGAGTTTGAGGGAGTttagttcctgatttttatttgacctctctccaggacttgttttggtttggccttcccctttccatccctgtctgaggtttctgtctctatcacagcaggtgacacaatggtgtgtgagaaagaggagcagaattctcagcagggaaatgttgagcaaatggataaacacagagcattatcgcagagatcgaaaaggaatgtgtccaagAGTCATGAGCCGGGAAACTcctgtgagattcagcacagaccaaaaagagagcagggaaaccatcCAGGCAAGAAAGTGGGTAAATGTATTTCCTGTCGGGGAACTTGGACAGACCTCAACGAAACCAcaatacagcaggaaatcctcacgggaaagagaaaaaatatatgCACTGAAGGTGGGAAGAATTTATGTGACTACTCAGTCCTTATAAAGCATcaaagaatccacacaggagaaaggccctttgaatgccatgagtgtgggaaatgcttcactAAGAGCTCAtccctttctgaacatcagagaatccacacaggggagaggccctatgaatgcagtgagtgtgggaaaaacttcactcacagatcaggcTTTTTTCGCCATCTGAGAATTCAcagaggggagaggccctatgaatgcaatgagtgtgggaaaagcttcaatcgtagctcgcaccttattaggcatcagataatccacacaagagagaggGCCTATAAATGCAATgattgtgggaaaagcttcactaagAGTTCAGCCCTTTCTGAACATCACAAAATCCACACCGGGGAGAGGCTCTTTGAATGCAGTgtgtgcgggaaaaccttcaatcacagctcacaccttattaggcatcggagaatccacacaggggagaggccctatgaatgcagtgactgTAGGAAAAGTTTCACTAGCAGCTCAACCCTctctgagcatcagagaatccatacaggggagaggccctatcaatgcagtgagtgtgggaaaaccttcaatcgcagctcaaacctttttactcatcagagaatccacacaggggagaggccctatcaatgcagtgagtgtgggaaaaccttctcttggctcTCAACTCATGttacccatcagagaatctgtCAGGGAGATCAACActataaaaacctctagggctatcaatactttctttttctttaataattttcctggttcccacacagtaacttttgaagctgtttgaactgtttgcagcaccgtTATCCCTTaacttgtccagatgagtggcccatttttgcctttttacAGTTTGCCCTGTTTTGAGGTAGACCAGTTTGTCCTTTCTACCAACTCCATTGTCTCATGAGTAATTCGAGTGTGCCCTTCCTATCAAGAGCCAGGGAACTtcacatttataccattcctcctattgcaaagttattgttagagtcacCAGTGATTCAGATTGCCAGTTGTTCTCCCATTGCTCTGGGTTATGCTGAAGAGCAGTtctattgggaatttttcaaattatatctaaatgaagaggagcagaggcaggaaaaaaaatgtcatttcagcctctgtgacaccAGAAGGATACAGggcgactcagagattccctccttccccatcactgcagaacttaccttttgtctgagccaggcagagtttatcttcatcacattctatccatccacttttcaaagtgtcatgtgatgaagcattctccgttgtctgtgcttggacaTGATGGTTTGACTTCTTAAATCCTATATCAGAGTCACTATGAGTGCAGATgtaagtgtcaaagacctggaaggggaattcaaatggatcccaaacacagtgtgatcattgggagtttaaatccgaggttccatctattggtaaagccacttcttacaaggtagctgttttgtcccccattatgagGATACTAGGATATTAAAAATGTTGTAAATTACATAACTGACTGTTGAGATAGCGCTGAgtgaagcaggtttgaatggatcagagtagaatgtgatgggagaatctcttgtcttgattctgaataatcagatgtaacctgctctggaatttcacttgacacttCCATTGTCATGTATTCTgtctctctgtgatgtgggtttctatctttcctgaagacTGTTTGGTCACCCAGttggatattagttcagtttgataagatatagctcagatttattggagaATTTAAGACAAATGACCATTTGCTAAAGTcctcatttatgatttcagctttgcttttcccccatccctccatgatgacgtggagaaagttcaagtgcagttctgtcaacaggagagaactctccaaTTTACTGGACATGCTAACAAAGAAACAGTAGTGATTCTCCACTCAGAAATGGTTAACAACAGCAGAACCCCAAGTACCTGAgggaagtgcatatgatcaccGTGTAGTTCAATTGTTGAAGTCTATATTATCTCAGATGATCTGGGGATAGAATTCCACATTAGGTGATTTTGAACTAGACAAAATGCCGATGTATTTGGTTCCCAAATGATATGTACCCCAGGCCCAACAAaagatctctcctagctaatcctatgTTACAGGGAATGCTGCCCTTCTTGATgcagatgttgaggaaatagaagtgggcTTTTTGTTGAATTTATTCTTTGTAGGTGTTGAAAATGTGTACAAAATCAGTGCTGGAAATCAAATAGCTACAGAAAAATAGCTATTTTTGAATACAATCTCCAGCTCTGGTAACAAACAAAGATTATGATCCAGCCCTGTGTCCAGTcccatatagattcatagattctagggtcagaaggaaccagtgtgatcatctagtccgaccccctgcacaaagcaggccacagaaccctacccatccacttctataacaaacccctaacctatgcctgagttattgaagtcttcaaattgtggtctgaagacctcaagctgcagagaatccaccagcaagtgacccatgccccacactgcaggggaaggcgaaaaacctccagggcctctgtcaatctgccctggaggaaaattccttcctgacccaaaatatggcgatcagctaaaccctgagcatgtgggcaagactcaccagctagcactcaggaaagaattctctgcagtaactcagatcctatcccatccaacatcccatcaccaaccactgggcatacttatctgctgataatcaaagatcaattgccaaaattaagctatcccatcatgccatcccttccataaacttatcaagcttagtgttaaagtcagatatgtcttttgcccccactactccccttggaaggctgttccagaatttcactcctctaatggttagaaacctttgtttaatttcaagtctaaacttcctagtgtccagtttatacccattcgttcttgtgtctacattggtactaagcttaaataattcctctccctccctaatattaatccctctgatatatttataaagagcaagcatatcccccctcagccttcttttggctagactaaacaagccacgctctttgagtctcctttcatatgacaggttttccattcctcggatcatcctaatagcccgcctctgaacctgttccagtttgaattcatccttcttaaacatgggagaccagaacttcaCACAGTTTTccaggtctcaccagcgccttatataacggtactaacacctccttatctttgctggaaatacctcgcctaatgcatcctaaaaccgcattagcttttttaatggccatatcacattggcggctcatagtcatcctgtgatctaccaataccccaaggtccttctcctcctctgttgcttccaactgatgcatccccaatctgtatctaaagttcttattattaatccctaagtgcatgaccttgcacttttcactattaaatttcatcctattactattactccagtttacaaggtcgtccagatctttctgtatgatattccggtccttttccgtgttagcaatacctcccagcttcgtgtcatccgcgaactttattagcacattcctgctttttgtgccaaggtcggtaataaaaaggttaaataagattggtcccagaaccgatccttgaggaactccactagtaacctccttccagcctgatagttcacccttcagtatgacccgttgtagtctcccctttaaccagttccttatccacctttcaattctcatattgatccccatcttttccaatttgactaataattctgcatgtggaaccgtgccgaatgtcttactgaaatctaggtaaattaccaaccaccaccaccccaaaaaaacaaaaacaaaaaccatctCCCCtacagacccagagtctggaaaGCATTTGTCCCTCATACTGTTGAAAAGACTCACAGCAGAAAGGAGTCCAGCTTCTTAAATAATTCTCTAGCAAGACAAAGAAGAACCTCTCACGTCTATAGACTCACAAAACACTTCCAAGAAATTGTAACTGTATTGTGtttatcataaagaaacaaaaacgcTAAAGACACCAGATTTTTCTGCTACTTCAAAAATATCTGCTTGAAAGAAAGATTGTCACAGTTCAACTCTTCTCTGTTTTTCAAACCAGAAGGTTCTCCCCTAAAGGAGATACACCATTCCTGGAGGCACTGCAATACCAGGTCGATGCATGGGGCAGACAAAGCAAGCTTCTGTTCTAACCCACCCGtttcaaaaatcaagctaatataCAGTCCTCACATCAAGGACAtatcagatttaaaaattttattaaagtaaatgtttgaaatgaaatatacataggttgagagggaaggtactcTACATCTGGGGTCgggcttgggttatggggggttacagATACCGTTTGCAaagatgaaaagatacatacatatcgcataaccggcatagacccagattggggtgcaagggtttttaaagggtcagtgaataagtgggctcgggttcaccacccatggaatgaataaggagtccaagtcagtatcgatGGAGCGGataggtacatgggtggggtgcgtcccttggtccctcagggaaggaagtgggttatttccctggtcggctGTCTCAATTACGCAGTGTGGTATTGGCGGTGTCCGGTGATGTGTTcggtataaatgtctctggaccacctgatggtgtcggacaccatgaTCTGTCTCATGAGCCGGGCACAGCGTCGACCGACCCCACATGCTCTCAGAACCGGCTCGTtgtgggggtcccatgagcccagggctcccacgatCAGGGCGTGTACCTGGACTttgtagccctgggctctcagggtctcAGTCAGCGAGGCATACTTCGACTCCTTCCGTGCTCGGACCTAGTGGAAGGCAGGTGACTGGTTTTCGAAAGGCACCGTGACATCTACCAGGAGGACCTTTTCTGCGTCCGTCACGACGATGTCGGGTCGCAGTCGGCTGTCTGTCCCAAGGATGGCGGAGTCGACGGTGATCTTCCCCAGGGATGGTGGGATGGCTTTCACTAGTCAGTTCTGGATGGCATTGTGGCGTGCCGCCAGGCTCCGGAGTGCTGCTTGCATCCACACAGGACGTGCGGCAGGGTCTTGTTCACGTAGccgcacttcctgcagcgctCGTCCCGGCTGCCGTGGCGGATGGCTCTGTTGAGGGGAACGCAGTTGAGTCGGGCCCTGTGGATGAACCGCCAGTCGGCGAACCTGGTGAAGCTGCCCCCAGGGAGGAAGTGGTTACTGGCATCCCACTTGCTGGACACCTCAAACACCTTGCCCTGGTCTGGCTTCCGCTTGAGGTTCTCAGCGTAGTGGTAGCGGATGGCATCTTTCAGGGACCTTTCTAGCATGGCTCTGGCAGTTGGGGTGACGATGGTGTGGTCCAGGGTCTTTAGACGTCGCACCagtattcccagctcctggcgttcctcacaccacttccagcagcagccGATCCTCTTACCCAGGCATCTTGAGGCGTTGCGGGCACGGGACCAGAGAGAGGATAGGTCTCCCCCCCTCTCCCAAAGTTAGCCTCCAGGGAGCCGCTGAGGTAAGTGGCAACGTCCCGCTCGGAGGGGGCTCCGGCGATGCATTTCCTGACCACACCCCGTACAGACTCCTGTGCGATGCTCCTCACTGTCGGGTCCGGGCACGTCACGAGGCGGAACGTGTGGGTCATTACCACCACGTTGCACAGGTCATCCATCCGAGGTATGTTGGCACCGCCCTGTCTGTGGGAAATGTAGATGATGTCTGTGCACATCCTCTGGGGAAAGTGGAGCTATTTCTTAACCAGCTGTCTGATGGTGCTGTCGGCCTTGTTCAGGGGCACCTTGGCCACGGCCAATCCCCTGAGGACAAAGGAGATTTGGGGGATCAGGAAGGTGTTGAGGGCTTTGATCTTTTGCCAGGGAGCAAGCAGAGAGGAGTCGATTTGGATCTCTGCGATGGTGTCTTCGGGGTTCTGCCGGACGCGGACTCCTGTGGGTATGCCGAGGTGTTGGTATCTCTCTCCCTCTTCGAAGGAGGTCATGGACTCGCCCTGGATAAGGAACCGCGAAGGCCAGACCAGTGCCCTGGTGCCACGGTCGACGTGGAGGAAGGCGCACTTTTTGGGGTTGAAACGCAGGCCGATCCACTCACCAGCTTGGCTGGTGACGTCGAGCTTTTGCTGGAGGCTTTCCGAGCTGTCGGCGACCGGGGCCAGATTGTCTGCGTTGGTCAGAATgctgattttcttgccatgcaggTTGAAGCTGGACAGGCCATTGGAGATGGCTCGGATGAGCGGTTCCATGGCCAGGTTGAAAATGATGAGACTGAGGGGGCGGATGCGGATGGCGTCCGTCTCTCCGTCCGTGGCATGGATGGTGGTGGTGCAGTCCTAGTAGAGGTCCCGGAGGATCTGGATGAAGGTAGCCGGCATCCCGAACTCTCCCAGGGTGGTGAAGATGTGGTGGTGGGGTATGGACCCGAAGGCGTTGGTCAAGTCGAGCCATGCTATGATGCACTGCCTCTTGGACCTCCTGACCTCCTGGATGGCCGTCTGAAGGAGGAAGTTATGCTCATAGCATTCCTCGGAGGACATGAAGTCCTTCTGGACTGAACTGACGGCACCCCCGCAAACTGACCACTCCATGATCCTTGCCACGAGGCAGCTGGCGTACAGCTTGTAgatggtggagcagagggagatgggcctccaGTTGCCGAGGTCGTCTCGGTCCCCTTTTTGGTGAATGAGGACCGTCATGGACTTTTTCCAGGAGCGAGGAACACGATGGAACTGCTTGCATTTGGTGAAGATGGCAGCAAGCACCAAGCAGCCGGGGTCTTGCTTCCTCAGCAGGTGGTGGCGGatgccatcttttccaggagcgCTGTTTTTGTTCCTCGTCAGTCTCTCCTGCACCTCCTGGGGGGAGAAATCTCGCTCTAGATCTTCAGTGAGGTCGATCCAGGGTAGCAGAAGGCACTCTGGGTGTCGCAAGTCGGTCTGGGCCTCGTTATCGAACACGTCCTTGAAGTAGGAGTGGAGTCTCTCAGGCTGGATGGCACAGTATGAGGAGGTCCTGTCGAGGATCTCCCTCATGGCTTTCAGCCGGTTCATCCTGTATAGTTTCTGTATATGGGATGCAGCCGCCGGATCGTAGCAGCGGCCGACGTGCCCTCTCCTGCCTTCTCTGGCAGTGTTGTTATGGCCCAGCGCGGAGAATCTGCACATGGCCTGTGAGGTCTCCTGGAGTTCCCTTCTTCTGGCAGCAATTTCCACAGAGTTCTGCAGTCAGTCTGTCCATCAGGCTGTCGAAGGTCTCGAAGTCCTCAGCCTTTGCCAGTTCTCCCACCCAGGCAGATTGCCATGGTGTGGCGACCCTCGCTCGTGGCCGTCGTTCCTCCTGCTGCGGTGTCTCCACAGGTTCAGGTGCTGGCCTTCTTGTTCCTCAACCTAGAGAGTGGTGTTCATGTGGGTCCTGAGGCGGGGGTCCTGATGTGGTGGTGGGGGCCACTCTCGGTGTCTCTGAGCCAGCGCTGGATCTTCCGGAAGGAAGTGGGGTTCTGGAGCACCGGTGCTGGGCTTTGTGGGGGCGTGGCTCTGTTTGGAAGCACTGGGGGTGGTTCGAGATCTTCTGCAGGTGGCATCCGGCTGTCTGCAGCTGGTATCTGAGAGAGGGGTCCTCGGTGGGGCATGGGTTTTTTGGCAATTGGAGGCTCGTTGGGTAACCTTGGAGGGGGTGTTGGGTCTCCCGAGGGCAGGGTCTGACCGTGGGaaccaggggctgcaggaggctCCTCCATCGGCTGGGTCTCGCCATGTGGCCTGGCATGCGGTGTTAGTTGCTCCTGTGGCAGGGTGACATGAGGTTGCCTGTGGGGGAGCACTGCACCATCTCGTGGTCGTGTCACGCTGGATGTTTTGTATGAGGTTGCTGAGGCGTCTGGTGAGGTTGTTGACCTGGGAGGTGGCAGTGATCCCCTTCGCAGCAGGGTCCAGCATGGGGATTCTGGAGATGGGGCTGGTCCTTTTGGTGCATCATCGGTCCTAGAGGCGGGGGTTGCACTTTCCTCGATTAGCAGTTGGTCCCCCCTTACCTGCCGTGATGGTGGGGATGCTGGTTGGGGTGCTGAAGCTGCACTATCAGTGGGGGTTGGGCTTGGAGCCCACAGGACGTCAGCAGGGTTCACCTTTGTGATCGTGAGGGGTCCCTTGCATGTGGCGTGATGggacttgcatttcttttgagtCTCGAAGGGGGCATTGCAGCGGCTACACCGGAAAGCAATCCGTTTGTTGTAGGTCTTGCAAACGTGCTTGCTGAGGGCCCCGAGGGTCTGGACTCCATGGACAGGGAGGcagaagggggcagaggaggaggcctGTAGGGACTGGGTACTGGAGGTAGATGTGGTCATCGTCCCCTGCCTCACCATCTGTAGGGTGGACCCTTCTTGTGCCTGCAGACTCACCGAAGGTGATTCCTCTGGGTCTGGTGGAGAAGCTTGAGAAGGTGAAGTCgctcctgggggtgtgctggaCTCACTGGCCATGATGTTTCTTTGCCCAGAAGGATAGCACGTGGCAATGAGATCCAGGGCTCTGGAGTCCATTCCCCTTCGAGCGGCCCTCCTCTGGACAGGCGGGTGGTAAGAAGTTACAGAGTCTCAAGTTAAGGAGGTTGTTCCTTCTGGAGCATCCCTTTCTGGAACAGCGGAGCAGCACTCGGCATCCTGGTCCTCAGTCTTCTGGGGGGCTCCTCCGGTGGCATCCTTCCTGGCAGGGCAGCGCTCAGCTTCCCGGTCCTCAGTCCTCTGGGGGGCTCCTCCAATGGCATCCTTCCCGGTGGAGTGGCACTCAGCATCCTGGTCCTGGGTCATTTGGGGGTCTCCTCCGGCGGCATCCTTCCCAGTGGGGCGACAATCAGCATCTTGGTCCTCAGTCATGTGAGGGGCTCctctggtggcatccttcctggCGGGGCGGCGCTCAGCATCACGGTCCTCAGTCCTCTGGGGGGCTCCTCCAGCAACATCCTTCCCGGAGGGATAGTGATCAGCCTCTTGGTCCTCTGTCATGTAGGGGGCTCCTCCGGTGGCATCCTTCCCAGCGGGGCGGTGCTCAGCATCCTGGTTCTGGGTCGTCTGGGGGGATCCTCTGGCGGCGTCCTTCCCAGAGGGGTGGCGATCAGCATCCTGGTCCTTGGTCATCAGGGGGGCTCCTCTGACAGAGTCCCTCCCGGCGGGGCAGCGATCAGCATCCCGGTCCTTGGTCATCTGGGGGGCTCCTTCAGTGGCATCCTTCCTGGCAAGGTGGCCATCAGCATCCTGGTCCTCAGTCATTGAGGGGGCTCCTCCAGTGGGGTCCTTCTTGGCAGTGCGCCCATCAGTATCCTGGTCCTGGATCCTCGGAGGGGCTCCGCCAGTGGCATCCTTCTGGGCAAGGCGTCCATCAGCATCCTGATCCTGGATCCTTGGGGGGGGCTCCTCCAGTGTTGTCCGTCTCGGGAGCAGGAAAGTGGTGTTCAGCATCCTGGACCTGGGAAGCAGGTGGGGATCTTCTGGGGTCCTCCTCCTGAGGAGCTGTCAAGACATTCTTGCTCCTGGATGTGAGGTCCCCAAGAGCTGGCCTTTGCTGCTCAATCTTCCTGTAGAGGTGCCTGCTGGGGTTTTTTTCTGCCAGCTCCTGATGTTTTCATCTTTGCTGGTGGTCCAGGTTTCCAGGAAAGTGGAACACACAGGAACAGCAGCAATCAATAAGGGTGTaactgaaagaaaagaagaaagaaatttCTTTCA belongs to Gopherus flavomarginatus isolate rGopFla2 chromosome 15, rGopFla2.mat.asm, whole genome shotgun sequence and includes:
- the LOC127034660 gene encoding zinc finger protein 391-like isoform X7 — its product is MAAERQKIVWKWKDLRGFLEEQEQRLLARLEELERAIVQRRDEGVCSLSWEISLLSERGGAKGQQQLSQPLQGAGSTGGSREDGTFRKLEPSFAELEKRLSDFSLKSAMLQEVLLGFKETLRRGLGSDTAIPMMINFWETSSAELFEDLAPDSKGTEAVACGKEGGRVTPTFGFRLSQPPRGQGRELAVVEPVQGPVTFEEVAVYFTREEWALLDSRQRALCRDVMQENYENMTLLAGDTMVCEKEEQNSQQGNVEQMDKHRALSQRSKRNVSKSHEPGNSCEIQHRPKREQGNHPGKKVGKCISCRGTWTDLNETTIQQEILTGKRKNICTEGGKNLCDYSVLIKHQRIHTGERPFECHECGKCFTKSSSLSEHQRIHTGERPYECSECGKNFTHRSGFFRHLRIHRGERPYECNECGKSFNRSSHLIRHQIIHTRERAYKCNDCGKSFTKSSALSEHHKIHTGERLFECSVCGKTFNHSSHLIRHRRIHTGERPYECSDCRKSFTSSSTLSEHQRIHTGERPYQCSECGKTFNRSSNLFTHQRIHTGERPYQCSECGKTFSWLSTHVTHQRICQGDQHYKNL
- the LOC127034660 gene encoding zinc finger protein 391-like isoform X5 gives rise to the protein MAGAASAARGLLQPCSPRGSAEAPQKHLASLGKEREAAKAEEEQQSEELLKQMAAERQKIVWKWKDLRGFLEEQEQRLLARLEELERAIVQRRDEGVCSLSWEISLLSERGGAKGQQQLSQPLQGAGSTGGSREDGTFRKLEPSFAELEKRLSDFSLKSAMLQEVLLGFKETLRRGLGSDTAIPMMINFWETSSAELFEDLAPDSKGTEAVACGKEGGRVTPTFGFRLSQPPRGQGRELAVVEPVQGPVTFEEVAVYFTREEWALLDSRQRALCRDVMQENYENMTLLAGDTMVCEKEEQNSQQGNVEQMDKHRALSQRSKRNVSKSHEPGNSCEIQHRPKREQGNHPGKKVGKCISCRGTWTDLNETTIQQEILTGKRKNICTEGGKNLCDYSVLIKHQRIHTGERPFECHECGKCFTKSSSLSEHQRIHTGERPYECSECGKNFTHRSGFFRHLRIHRGERPYECNECGKSFNRSSHLIRHQIIHTRERAYKCNDCGKSFTKSSALSEHHKIHTGERLFECSVCGKTFNHSSHLIRHRRIHTGERPYECSDCRKSFTSSSTLSEHQRIHTGERPYQCSECGKTFNRSSNLFTHQRIHTGERPYQCSECGKTFSWLSTHVTHQRICQGDQHYKNL